One segment of Trachemys scripta elegans isolate TJP31775 chromosome 1, CAS_Tse_1.0, whole genome shotgun sequence DNA contains the following:
- the LOC117884793 gene encoding putative olfactory receptor 52P1 produces the protein MAAFNLTPSDPSTFMLMGIPGLEAAHVWISICFSTFYIISLLGNFTVLFVVGKEETLHKPMFLLICMLALTDICSSTSIMPKALCIFWFNLKGITVGGCLTQMFFIHTVSVMHSAILVTMAFDRYIAICNPLRYATILTNARIANLGLVCLIRAVLFILPLPLNLIRQPFCTNRIIPHTYCDHMSVVKISCGDTTVDRTYSLVITFVVTGLDLTLIALSYGLIARAVVRISSKTAHQKALNTCTAHICVMLTTYTPFLFTSLTYQFGQGIAPHVHIILANLYFLVPTMLNPIIYGVKTKELRDKVSKYTSRR, from the coding sequence ATGGCAGCTTTCAACCTCACCCCCTCTGACCCTTCAACCTTCATGCTAATGGGAATCCCTGGCCTGGAAGCTGCTCACGTCTGGATTTCCATCTGTTTTTCTACGTTCTACATTATCAGCCTGTTGGGAAATTTCACAGTTCTGTTTGTTGTAGGGAAAGAGGAGACCCTGCACAAGCCAATGTTCCTGCTGATCTGCATGCTGGCACTCACAGACATTTGCTCATCTACCTCCATCATGCCAAaggcactgtgtatattttggttcaatttaaAAGGCATTACGGTGGgtggctgcctcacccagatgttcttcATTCACACAGTTTCTGTTATGCACTCAGCCATCCTTGTGACAATGGCCTTCGATCGCTATATTGCCATATGCAACCCTCTCAGATATGCCACCATCCTCACCAATGCACGAATAGCTAATCTAGGGCTAGTATGTTTGATAAGAGCTGTTCTCTTCATTTTGCCCTTGCCCTTGAACTTGATCAGGCAGCCATTCTGTACCAACCGCATTATCCCCCATACATACTGCGACCACATGTCTGTGGTGAAGATATCGTGTGGGGACACCACGGTTGACAGGACATATTCCTTGGTGATTACATTTGTAGTCACCGGGTTAGACCTAACGCTCATTGCCCTGTCTTATGGTCTGATTGCCAGGGCCGTCGTCAGAATCTCCTCCAAGACAGCCCACCAGAAAGCCCtcaacacctgcacagcccacatctgTGTGATGCTGACAACTTATACTCCCTTCCTCTTCACCTCTCTGACATACCAATTTGGTCAGGGCATTGCTCCCCATGTTCACATCATCTTGGCCAACCTCTACTTCCTCGTCCCTACCATGCTCAACCCAATCATTTATGgggtcaaaaccaaagagcttCGTGACAAAGTGAGCAAATACACCAGCAGAAGATGA